From a single Lolium rigidum isolate FL_2022 chromosome 7, APGP_CSIRO_Lrig_0.1, whole genome shotgun sequence genomic region:
- the LOC124673963 gene encoding synaptotagmin-5-like, with product MGFWMGLAMGVAAGVALIVAFARCENSRAARRRQLAATVATFSKMTVEDSRKLLPGDLYPSWVVFSTQQKLKWLNQELTKIWPFVNDAASELIKASVEPVLEQYRPVVFAALTFSKLTLGTVAPQFTGISIIESNEEGIVMELEMNWDANPSIILDVKTRLGVALPIQVKDIGFTGVFRLIFRPLVEDLPCFGAVCFSLRKKKKLDFKLKVIGGDISAIPGISAALEDTIKNAVEDSITWPVRKIIPIIPGDYSDLELKPVGTLEVKLVQARDLTNKDLIGKSDPFATLYIRPLPDKTKRSKTINNDLNPIWNEHFEFIVEDADTQSVTVKIYDDDGIQESDLIGCVQVSLKDLQPGKVKDVWLKLVKDLDIQRDRKDRGQVHLELLYYPYNMKDETPNPFKQQFSMTSLERTMTSNGNGSGSTDYSRLSSRKRKEIILRGVLSVTVVSGEDLPAMDMNGKSDPYVVLSLKKTKTKYKTRVVTESLNPVWNQTFDFVVEDGLHDMLMLEVYDHDTFSRDYMGRCILTLTKVLIEEDYSDSFPLEGAKTGKLNLHLKWSPQSIFRDSGEAA from the exons ATGGGGTTCTGGATGGGGCTGGCCATGGGGGTCGCCGCCGGCGTCGCGCTCATCGTCGCCTTCGCCCGCTGCGAGAACTCccgcgccgcacgccgccgccagcTG GCTGCCACGGTTGCTACTTTCTCTAAGATGACGGTTGAAGATTCACGCAAGTTACTTCCAGGTGACCTGTACCCATCCTGGGTCGTTTTCTCTACTCAACAAAAG TTAAAATGGCTTAATCAGGAGCTCACAAAAATATGGCCCTTTGTGAATGAC GCAGCGTCAGAACTCATCAAAGCCTCTGTTGAGCCTGTTCTTGAACAATATAGGCCTGTGGTGTTTGCCGCCCTCACGTTCTCAAAACTCACTCTTGGTACTGTTGCACCGCAGTTTACTG GTATTTCAATCATTGAGAGTAATGAAGAAGGTATTGTTATGGAGCTAGAGATGAACTGGGATGCCAATCCAAGTATCATATTAGATGTAAAAACTAGACTTGGCGTTGCACTACCAATACAG GTgaaggacatcggcttcacaggAGTTTTCCGCTTGATTTTCAGACCGCTGGTTGAAGACTTACCATGTTTCGGAGCTGTTTGTTTTTCTCTTAGAAAGAAG AAAAAACTGGATTTTAAACTGAAGGTAATCGGTGGCGATATTTCTGCCATACCTGGAATTTCAGCTGCTCTTGAG GACACTATAAAAAATGCTGTTGAAGACTCAATAACATGGCCAGTAAGGAAAATCATTCCTATAATACCTGGGGATTACAG TGATTTGGAACTGAAGCCTGTTGGCACATTGGAAGTCAAGCTTGTGCAAGCAAGAGATTTGACAAACAAGGATCTCATAGGGAAATCTGATCCTTTCGCCACTTTATATATCAGACCATTACCAGACAAAACCAAGAGAAGTAAAACAATT AACAATGATCTCAACCCCATCTGGaatgaacactttgagtttatTGTTGAAGATGCTGATACTCAGAGCGTGACAGTGAAGATTTATGACGATGATGGTATTCAGGAATCTGATTTGATTGGCTGTGTTCAAGTTAGCCTGAAGGATCTTCAACCAGGCAAAGTGAAGGATGTCTGGTTGAAGCTTGTAAAAGATTTGGATATTCAACGAGACAGGAAAGATCGGGGTCAG GTGCACCTTGAACTACTCTATTATCCATATAACATGAAGGATGAGACTCCGAATCCTTTTAAACAACAGTTTTCTATGACCTCCTTAGAGAGGACAATGACGAGTAATGGAAATGGATCAGGGAGCACAGATTATAGCAGGTTGTCATCAAGGAAGAGAAAGGAAATTATCCTGCGGGGGGTTCTCTCAGTAACTGTGGTATCTGGTGAAGATTTGCCAGCAATGGATATGAATGGGAAGTCTGACCCATATGTTGTGCTTTCTctcaagaaaacaaaaacaaagtacaAGACAAGG GTTGTGACTGAAAGCTTGAACCCTGTTTGGAATCAAACTTTCGACTTCGTTGTCGAAGATGGCTTACATGATATGCTAATGCTGGAAGTATATGACCATGACACTTTCAGTAGA GATTACATGGGACGGTGCATCCTGACTTTAACTAAGGTTTTGATCGAAGAAGATTACAGCGATAGCTTCCCATTGGAGGGAGCAAAGACCGGGAAGCTCAACTTGCATCTGAAGTGGTCGCCGCAATCAATCTTCCGTGATTCGGGAGAAGCAGCTTAA